In Rutidosis leptorrhynchoides isolate AG116_Rl617_1_P2 chromosome 2, CSIRO_AGI_Rlap_v1, whole genome shotgun sequence, one genomic interval encodes:
- the LOC139888658 gene encoding uncharacterized mitochondrial protein AtMg00810-like → MSMLEELHFFLGLEVKQLPKGIFIGQSKYISDMFKKFNFPEMKISPTPMSINISLHADLDGQPFDQTLYRSLIGSLMYLTTSRPDIMFAVCLCARFQANPRYSHYKAVMRIFRYLKGTPNLGLWYPFGTGFNLTAFTDADHGGDQVNWKSTSGGLQFLGHKLVSWSSRKQNCISLSTAESEYIAAASCCSQDTMTYHPATENNPDHFTFLVARNPDHSNSFSLRDMRRYLGIPNRQQYDAFPSEDNMLAAVRLLGYEGEL, encoded by the exons atgagcatgctcgaAGAACTCCATTTCTTTCTAGGATTAGAAGTTAAACAACTTCCAAAGGGGATTTTCATTGGTCAATCAAAATACATTTCTGATATGTTCAAAAAGTTTAACTTTCCTGAGATGAAAATCAGCCCCACTCCAATGTCAATCAACATATCATTACATGCTGATCTGGATGGTCAACCTTTCGATCAAACTCTCTATCGGAGCCTCATTGGCTCATTGATGTATCTCACTACTAGTAGACCCGACATCATGTTTGCTGTATGTCTGTGTGCCCGTTTCCAGGCCAACCCTAGGTATTCTCACTACAAGGCCGTAATGAGAATCTTTAGATATCTCAAAGGCACGCCCAATCTCGGACTCTGGTATCCTTTCGGGACTGGCTTCAACCTTACAGCATTCACGGATGCTGATCATGGTGGTGACCAAGTAAACTGGAAAAGCACCTCTGGTGGtctccaattcctaggtcacaAGTTAGTCAGCTGGTCCTCTCGCAAGCAAAACTGTATCTCTCTTTCCACTGCTGAATCTGAGTACATTGCAGCTGCAAGCTGTTGCtcccaa GACACCATGACCTATCACCCAGCCACTGAGAATAACCCTGATCACTTCACCTTCTTAGTTGCCCGAAATCCTGATCACTCAAACTCTTTTTCTCTACGTGACATGAGACGGTACTTAGGCATTCCCAACAGACAACAATATGATGCCTTCCCTTCTGAAGATAATATGTTAGCTGCTGTTCGTCTGCTCGGGTATGAAGGTGAACTCTGA